Genomic window (Burkholderia sp. HI2500):
TGCGGCGTGCCGCGATCGTCGCCGTGGTACGGATCCTGGCCGAGGATCACGACTTTTACGTCGTCAGGGCTCGTCAGGCGCAGCGCGCGGAACACGTCGGTCGGGTAGACCGTCTTGCCGGCCGCACGCTCGTCATCGACGAAGCGGCACAGCGGCGCGTACGCGTCGCTGTCGGTAAAGGGTTTCAGCACGTCGCGCCAGACGGGCGGCAGCGCGTCGAATTGCGCGGCGAGGTGCGGGACGTCGGCGGCAACGGGCTGCGGTGCCGTCGGGGCCGCAGCCGGAGCGGCGGCTTTCTTGCCGGGCTTGCGTCCGGCTGCGGGCGCTTCGGGCGCCGGCGGCGGAATATGGGCCGGTGCCGTTTCCGGCACGGGATCATCGAACAGCGACGCCTGTTGCGGCGCGCGGGAAGTCTTGCGGGTTGCCATGCGTGATGCGGGTTATTGCGCGCGCAGCCGGTAGCCGCGCTGCGCCTTGCTGATGTTTTCGGGAACGAGGCCCGGCAGCGCTTGCTGCAATTCGGCGGCGAGCGTTGCAAGCGCCGCCTCCGGGCCGTCGATCAGTTCGAGTTCGATTTCGCTGATCGGTTCGCGGCGCGTTTCGTGTTCCGCCTGGACGACGATCTCGCCGAGGTCCACCGCGGCTTCGACGGTTGCGCCGCCGATTGCGATGCGCCACAGCGTACGCGAAAAATCCGTGCGGAACAGCGCCGACAGCGAACCGGCCGCGTCATTCAGCGCGGCGGCGGCTTCCGGCACGTCGCAGGCTGCGACGAGCGCGTCGATCTCGAGCGCGTCGCCGGCGACCGGCAGCTCCCACTCGTGGCGGCGATGCAGGCCGCCTTCCGCGCTGCCGACCGTCTTGAACGTCTGCAGCCAGCCTTGCGGCGTGCGGCGCACGCGCACCGCGCTCTTCGAGCGGGCCAGCGCGAGATCGGGCGTGTCGTAATAGACGTTTGCGAGCGTGATGTCGCGACCGGGTTCGCCGGTCAGCGTCTCGAAGAAGCGTCGCGCGGCGTCGGCCTGGCCGGCCGGCAGCGCGAGCTTGATTTCCTTTTCGATCGCCATCAGAAGAACATCCGTGCGAGTTCTTCGCCCGGCTGCCCGGCGCGCATGAACGCTTCGCCGACGAGGAACGTGTTCACGTTCGCCGCGCGCATCGTGTCGACGTCGGTGCGCGACAGGATGCCCGATTCGGTCACGACGATCCGGTCGGCCGGAATCATGTCGAGCATGTCGAGCGTGGTCTGGATCGACGTCTCGAACGTGCGCAGGTTGCGGTTGTTGATGCCGAGCAGCGGCGTCTTGAGCGTCAGCGCCTGTTCCATCTCGTTGCGGTCGTGTACTTCGACCAGCACCGCGAGGCCGAGCGAGTGCGCATACGCTTCGAGATCCTGCATCAGCGGGGTGTCGAGCGCGGCGGCGATCAGCAGGATCGCGTCGGCACCCATCGCGCGCGCTTCGATGATCTGGTACGCGTCGACGATGAAGTCCTTGCGCAGCACCGGCAGTTCGCAGGCCGCGCGCGCTTGTTCGAGATAGCGGGCGCTACCCTGGAAGAACTGCTCGTCGGTCAGCACCGACAGGCACGCGGCGCCGTGCGCTGCATACGAACGCGCGATGTCGGCAGGCACGAAATGCTCGCGCAGCACGCCCTTCGACGGGCTGGCCTTCTTGATTTCGGAAATCACGGCCGCGTGGCCGGCCGCATGCTTCGCGCGCAATGCGCCGACGAAGTCGCGCAGGTCGCGCGCGGACGCTTCCAGTTTCAGTGCCTCGAGCGGCGCGCTGCGCATGGCCGCCGCGACTTCTTCGCGCTTGACGCCGATGATTCGGTCGAGAATGTCGCTCATGTGGATTCCTGCTTGATTCGTAGGGGGAGTCAGCGCTTGAACTGCTGCGTGAAGCGCACGAGTTCGTCGACTTTCGCGCGGGCCTTGCCGCTCGCGATCGCTTCGCGGGCGAGCTGGATGCCGTCCGCGATCGACTCGGCGACGTTCGCCGCATAGAGCGCGGTGCCGGCGTTCAGTGTGACGATCTCACGCGCGACGCCCGGCTGGTTGTCCAGCGCACCGAGCAGCATCGTGCGCGATTCGTCGGCATTTTCCACCTTCAGCGTGCGGTTCGACACCATCTGCAGGCCGAAGTCTTCCGGATGGATCTCGTATTCGTGCACCTTGCCGTCGCGCAGCTCGCCGACGAGCGTTGCCGCGCCGAGCGATACCTCGTCCATCCCGTCCTTGCCGTACACGACCAGCACGTGCTGCGCGCCCAGGCGCTGCATCACGCGCACCTGGATGCCGACGAGGTCGGGGTGGAACACGCCCATCAGCTGGTTCGGCGCGCCGGCCGGGTTGGTCAGCGGGCCGAGGATGTTGAAGATCGTGCGCACGCCGAGCTCGCGGCGCACGGCTGCGATGTTCTTCATCGCCGGGTGATGGTTCGGCGCGAACATGAAGCCCATGCCCGTTTCGGCGATCGACGCGGCAACCTGGTCGGACTGCAGGTCGATGTTCACGCCGAGCGCCTCGAGCACGTCGGCGCTGCCGGACTTGCTCGATACGCCGCGGTTGCCGTGCTTCGCGACTTTCGCGCCGGCCGCGGCCGTGACGAACATCGACGCGGTCGAGATGTTGAACGTGTGCGAGCCGTCGCCGCCGGTGCCGACGATGTCGACGAAGTTCGAGTTGTCCTGCACCTCGACGTGGTTCGCGAATTCGCGCATCACGGTCGCGGCGGCGGCGATCTCGCCGATCGTCTCCTTCTTCACGCGCAGCCCGGTGATGATCGCGGCCGCCATCACGGGCGACATGTCGCCGCGCATGATGAGCCGCATCAGATGCAGCATCTCGTCGTGGAAGATTTCGCGGTGTTCGATCGTGCGCTGCAGCGCTTCCTGCGGGGTAATCGTCATCGTGAGGCTCCCGTCAGGCGGCTTGCGCGGCCGCGGCGCGGGCCTGTTTCAGAAAATTCTCGAGCAGCGCGTGGCCATGCTCGGACAGGATCGATTCCGGGTGGAACTGCACGCCTTCGATCGGCAGCGTCTTGTGGCGCACGCCCATGATTTCGCCGTCGTCGGTCCAGGCGGACACCTCGAGGCAGTCGGGCAGCGATTCGCGCTCGATCGCGAGCGAGTGATAGCGCGTGACGTCGAAGTGCTTCGGCAGGTCGGCGAATACACCGCGGCAGTCGGTTTCGATCTTGCTCACCTTGCCGTGCATGATGGTCTTCGCGCGCACGACGCGGCCGCCGAAGGCCTCGCCGATCGCCTGATGGCCGAGGCACACGCCGAGGATCGGCTTCTTGCCCGCGAATGCTTTCAGCACGTCGAGCGTGATGCCCGCGTGCTGCGGGTTGCTCGGGCCGGGCGACAGGCAGATCGCATCGGGATTCAGGCGCGCGATTTCGTCGAGCGTGATTTCGTCGTTGCGGTAGGTGCGCACGTCCTCGCCGAGTTCGCCGAAGTACTGGACCAGGTTGTAGGTAAACGAGTCGTAGTTGTCGATCATGAGCAGCATGGTCAGTCTCCGGTCAGAAGTCGCTATCGAGGCCGTCCTGGACCTGTTCGGCCGCACGCAGCACCGCGCGCGCCTTGTTTTCGGTCTCTTGCCATTCGGATTCGGGCACCGAATCCGCGACGACGCCGGCCGCCGCTTGCACGTAAAGGTTGCCGTTGTGGATCAGGCCCGTGCGGATCGCGATCGCGAGATCCATCTCGCCCGAGAACGACAGGTAGCCGACGGCGCCGCCGTACAGCCCGCGCTTGACCGGCTCGAGTTCGTCGATCAGTTCCATCGCACGGACCTTCGGCGCGCCGGACAGCGTGCCGGCCGGGAACGTCGCGCGCAGCACGTCGTAGTTCGTCATGCCGGGCTTCAGCTTGCCTTCGACCGAGCTGACGATGTGCTGCACGTGCGAGTATTTCTCGATGACCATCTGGTCGGTCACGTGCACCGAGCCGATTTCCGCGATGCGGCCGACGTCGTTGCGCGCGAGGTCGATCAGCATCACGTGCTCGGCGATCTCCTTCGGATCGTTGAGCAGCTCGGTCGCGAGTTCCGCGTCGCGCTCGGGCGTGTTGCCGCGCGGTCGCGTGCCGGCAAGCGGGCGGATCGTGACGATCTGGTCTTCGCCGCGCTTTTCCTGGCGCACGAGGATTTCCGGCGATGCGCCGACCACGTGGAAATCGCCGAAGTTGTAGTAGTACATGTACGGCGACGGGTTCAGCGAACGCAGCGCGCGATACAGCGACAGCGGATTGTCGCGGTACGGCTTCGTCAGACGCTGGCCGACCTGGATCTGCATCAGCTCGCCGGCCGCGATGTATTCCTTCGCCTGGCGCACGGCGGCCAGATAATCATCCTTCTTGAACTCGCGGAACGTCTCGGTGCGCACGCTCGCCGACGTGACCGGCGGCTGCACGGTCGTGCGCAGGCGCTGCTTCAGTTCGCGCAGGCGTTGTTTCGCCTTCGTATAGGCTTCGGCCTGGCTCGGATCCGCGTAGATGATCAGGTACAGCTTGCCGGCGAGGTTGTCGATGACCGCGACTTCCTCGGTCAGCAGCAACTGGATGTCGGGCAGGCCGAGATCGTCGCGCGGTGCGGTGTTCGCGAGCTTCTTCTCGATGTAGCGCACCGCGTCGTAGCCGAAATAGCCGGCGAGACCGCCGCAGAAGCGTGGCAGGCCCGGGCGCTGCGCCACCTTGAAGCGCGCCTGGAACGATTCGATGAACTGGAACGGGTCGCCGTCGTGCGTCTCGACGACCTCGCCGTCGCGTACGACTTCCGACACGCCGTTGCGGGTCCGCACGAGCGTACGGGCGGGCAGGCCGATGAACGAATAGCGGCCGAAGCGTTCGCCGCCGACCACCGATTCGAGCAGGAACGAGTTGGCGCCCGAGCGTTCGGGCTGGGCCAGCTTCAGGTAGAGGGACAGCGGCGTTTCGAGATCGGCGAGGGCCTCCGCGATCAGCGGGATGCGGTTGTAGCCTTCGTTCGCGAGCGATTGAAATTCGAGTTCGGTCATGTTCCGGTCCTGTTCGGGACGAGCGGCGCGTGCGCCAGGGATCACTTGACGCTGCGCGGGTTGCCGTCGGCGAAAGGGCGGTCGATCGAGAAGTGCCTGTTGCCGGCCGGCACTCCGTGCGTGAACGTCGCGAGCCAGCGGCCGCACCTGAACGCAAGCGTTCGGACGCGGTAGAACTCGAGGTGGTGCGACGATCGGCGCGCGGATGCGCAGCGAGATAAAAAACGGCGCTGAAGACGTGCTTCAGCGTACCTCATCGAAGAGGTTAGCGCGACCAGCGACGCCAGGGCCAGGCTCCCCGGTCGATGCTGCTCAGACTCCGTTTTTTATTCAGAAACATGCAGATGGAAGAAATAATCAGAGGGTTGGCCGGCCGGCGTTGTGCGCGGAGATCGCGCGAGCTGCGACCAGCAACGAATCGACTATACCATCCGAATTTATCGTTTGTATAGCTTTGCCATGGTTGTAGCCGTACGGCACCGTCAGCGTCGCCATCCCGGCCGCGCGGCCTGCCAGCGCATCGTTTTCCGAGTCGCCGATCGCGACTGCCGCATCCGGTGCGACGCCGAGCGCGTTGCAGGCCGTCAGCATCGGCAGCGGATCGGGCTTCTTGCGCGCGACGCTGTCGCCGCCGAGCACGATGCCGAAGCAATCGGCCAGCCCGTATTGCTCGAGCAGCTCGACCGCGAAGCGATGCGGCTTGTTCGTCACGCACGCGAGCCGGATGCCGGCTGCGCGCAGCGCGTCGAGACCGGCGGCCACGTCCGGGTAGAGGCGTGTGTGGCGGCCGTTGATCTTCGCGTACTCGGTCTGGTAGATCGCGAGTGCGTCGTCGAAGCGGGCGTGCGCCTCGTCGGCTGCGAAGCGCGGTTTCAGCACGCTCTGGATCAGGTGTTCGGAGCCCTTGCCGACGTAGCCGATCACCTCGTCGCGCGACGTGGCCGGCGCGCCGAGCTGCGCGAGCATCCCGTTCAGGCCGGCCGTGAAATCGTCGGCCGTATCGACCATGGTGCCGTCGAGATCGATCAGCGCTGCGTCGATGCGCGGCGTGGCGAAGCGGATCGGAGCGGCTTCCGGTGCGGCCCCGGCCGATGCATGGCCGGCGAGCGACGAGTCGGCCACGGCGTCAGCTCCGCTCGACGGTAGCGAGCGCGGCGCGCATCTCGTCGATCACCTTGCGGTAGTCCGGCTTGCCGAAAATCGCCGAACCCGCGACGAAGGTGTCGGCGCCGGCCGCCGCGATTTCCGCGATGTTGTCGGTCTTCACGCCGCCGTCGACTTCAAGCAGGATCTCTCGGCCGGTGCGCTCGGTGTACGCGTCGATGCGTGCGCGTGCTTCGCGCAGCTTGTTCAGCGTTTCCGGAATGAACGACTGGCCGCCGAAGCCCGGGTTGACCGACATCAGCAGCACGAAGTCGAGGCGGTCCATCACGTGGTCGAGGTAGTTCAGCGGCGTGGCCGGGTTGAACACGAGGCCGGCCTTGCAGCCGTGGTCGCGGATCAGCGACAGCGTGCGGTCGATGTGATCGGAGCCTTCCGGGTGGAAGCTGATCAGGTTGGCACCGGCCTTCGCAAAATCGGGCACGATCCGGTCGACCGGGCGCACCATCAGGTGCACGTCGATCGGCACCTGCACGTGCGGGCGGATCGCTTCGCACACGAGCGGGCCGATGGTCAGGTTCGGCACGTAATGGTTGTCCATCACGTCGAAGTGGATCCAGTCGGCGCCGGCGGCGACCACGTTGCGGACTTCTTCGCCGAGCCGTGCGAAATCGGCCGACAGGATGCTGGGAGCGATGCGGAATTGGGTCATGGCAGGGGAGCGGGGACGTTGCGGCGCAAAACCGCCATTCTACCGTCCGGCGACCCGGTGCGCGGCGGCAGGCCGTGCGGTCGAGGCCGGATTGCGCATAGAATGCCGAACCAATGCGGCGCGCCCGCGGCCCCGTTGCCCATGCCGGCGCGGGCAGTCATCTTCCAGCGGAAACACCATGAGTCAGTATCAATTCACCGTTTCGGTGAAAACCAGCTACTTGCCGGAACAATCCGACCCCGATCGCCGTCAATACGCATTCGCGTACACGCTGACGATCCGCAACACGGGACAGGTCGCGGCGCAACTGATCGCGCGTCACTGGATCATCACGGACAGCGAGAGCCACGTGCAGGAAGTGAAGGGGCTCGGCGTCGTCGGGCACCAGCCGCTGCTCCAGCCGGGCGAGCACTTCGAGTACACGAGCTGGGCCGTGATCGCGACACCGGTCGGCACGATGCGTGGCGCGTACTTCTGCGTGGCGGAGGACGGCGAGCGTTTCGAGGCGCCGGTCGACGAGTTCGCACTGCACATGCCGCGCACGCTGCATTGAGCGGGCGGAGTGCGTCAGGGTGTTAGCGCGGCTTGCGGGTGTGCTTCTTTCTGCCCGACGACGTCCACACGACGATGAAGATCAGCAGGGCGAGCGCGACGAAGGCTTCGAGCGCGAAGATGAGCATCGGATATTGGTCGAGAAAATCTGACATGGCGGTTTCCATCAAGAACGGACATTGTATGTGGTTTGGGCCCCGGGTGGCCGGGTGGGTTGCGGCTGCCGCGGCAGCGGCGCTGCTGGCAGCGTGCGGTGGCGCGCCGACGCGGACGTCGTCGCTGAAGCCGCCGACCGGCGCGGCGATCGTGCCGGGTCAGGTTGCCGCGAAGCGGCTCACGCCGGTCGCGTGGCAACAGGTGCCGGGCTGGCAGGACGATTCGCTGCTCGGCGCAACCGCCGCGCTGCGACAGAACTGCGTGCGGCTCGCGCGCCAGCCGGCCTGGGCACGCGCTTGCGCGGCCGCCGACCGGCTCGACGAGCTTGACGTCAGCAGTGCACGCACGTTCTTCGAAACGTATTTCACGCCGTTCCAGCTTGCGAACACCGACGGTACGCTCGACGGGCTCGTGACCGGCTATTACGAGCCGCTGCTGCACGGTTCGCGCGTGCGTCGCGGTCCGTATCAGTACGCGCTCTACCGCTGGCCGGCCGGTTATCGCGCGGGCGCCGCGCTGCCGGCACGCGCGCAGCTCGAACGCGCCGGCATCCTGAACGGCAACGAACTCGTGTGGGTCGACGACCCGATCGAAGCGTTCTTCCTGCAGGTGCAGGGCTCGGGGCGCGTGCTGCTCGACGACGGTTCGGTGATGCGGGTCGGCTTCGGCGGCACCAACAACCAGCCGTACCGCTCGATCGGCAAGTGGCTGCTCGATCGCGGCGAGCTGACGCCCGCTCAGGCGACGATGCAGGGCATCAAGGCGTGGGCGAAGGCGAACCCGACCCGGGTCGACGCGTTGCTCGATACGAACCCGCGGTTCGTGTTCTTCCGCGACATGCCGACCAAGGAAGATGCACCGCACGGCGGCGCGGACGGCCCGATCGGTGCACTGGGCGTACCGCTGACGCCAGAGCGTTCGATCGCCGTCGACCCGTCGTCGATCCCGCTCGGCACGCCCGTGTTCCTGCAGACGACGCGCCCGCTGACGAATACGCCGATGAACCGGCTCGTGTTCGCGCAAGATACGGGCTCCGCGATCAAGGGCGGCGTGCGGGCCGACTATTTCTGGGGGCTCGGCGACGATGCAGGCGATCAGGCCGGGCGGATGAAGCAGGTCGGCCGGATGTGGCTGCTGTTCCCGAATTCGTGATGTGACGCGGCGCGGGTGCTCGTGGTTTCTCGGGGCGCTGCCGATGCGATAGATGCGGCGTGGAAGCGGCGGTGTGCGTGGGGCACGTCGCTCTGATCTTGAGGGCGTACCTGCGGTGCCAGATTTCGTGATGCGCTTGTTGCGTCGGCGGATGCCCAAAGGCGTCCTGGAATGAAACAGCCCGATCGGTGTTGGCCGATCGGGCTGTTTCATTTGCCACTTTGGATTCACCGCGCGTCATGCACGCGTAGCGATTTTCGTCAGCCCCTGCGCTTGTCGACGACGCGTCGCGCCTTGCCGACCGACCGCTCGATCCCGTTCACGGGAAGCACGTTGATCACGGCCGTTACGCCGATCAGCGACTTGATGTCGTAGGCGAGCGCCTGTTTTGCCGCATGGATCGCCGCCGTATCGGGTGCTGTCTCGGGGCAAGGCTCGACATTGAGCGTCATCACGTCGAGCGGGCCTTCCTTCGTCAGCACGATCTGATAGTGCGGGGCGAGCGCGTGCTGCTTGAGCAACTGCTCCTCGATTTGCGTCGGGAACACGTTGACGCCGCGCACGATCATCATGTCGTCCGAGCGCCCGGTGATCTTCTCCATCCGGCGCATCGTGCGGGCAGTGCCGGGCAACAGCCGCGTGAGGTCGCGGGTCCGGTAGCGGACGATCGGCAGCGCCTCCTTTGTCAGCGACGTGAACACGAGCTCGCCGAGTTCGCCGTCCGGAAGCACCTCGCCGGTTTCGGGATCGATGATTTCCGGATAGAAGTGGTCTTCCCAGATGGTCGGGCCGTCCTTGGTCTCGACGCATTCGGACGCGACGCCGGGGCCCATCACTTCGGACAGCCCGTAAATGTCGACCGCATCGATGCCCATCCGCTGCTCGATCGCGACGCGCATGTCGTTGGTCCAGGGTTCCGCGCCGAAGATGCCGATGCGCAGCGAACTCTGCACGGGATCGAGGCCCTGGCGCTCGATTTCGTCGGCGATCGACAGCATGTAGCTCGGCGTCACCATGATGATGTCGGGCCGGAAATCCTGGATCAACTGCACCTGCTTCTCGGTCTGGCCGCCACCGAACGGGATCACGGTCAGCCCTGCGCGTTCGGCACCGTAGTGTGCGCCAAGCCCGCCCGTGAACAAGCCATAGCCGTAGCTGACGTGCACCTTGTCGCCGCGGCGCGCCCCGGCGGCGCGGATCGAGCGCGCGACGAGATTCGCCCAAGTGTCGATGTCGCGGGCCGTATAGCCGACGACCGTCGGCTTGCCGGTCGTGCCCGACGACGCATGAATGCGCGAGATCTGGTCCTGCGGCACCGCGAACATCCCGAACGGGTAACTGTCGCGCAGGTCGCTCTTCGTCGTGAACGGGAAGCGCGACAGGTCGGCGAGCGTCTTCAGGTCGTCCGGGTGGACACCCGCGTCGTCGAACTTGCGACGATAGACGGGGGAGTGGTCATACGCATGCCGGAGCGACCACTTGAGGCGCTCGAGCTGCAGCGCGGTCAGCTCGTCGCGTGAGGCGGTCTCGATCGGCTCGAGCGGTAGCGGGGTAGTCATGCATGTCTCCAGTGTTTGTTATGTGCGAGCCGTCGACGTCAGCGGTCTTCCGGGATGACCGTGCCCTTGATCTGGGCGGATTTGCCGCGAAACATCGCGACGGTTTCACCGGTCTGGTTCGTGACGCGGATG
Coding sequences:
- a CDS encoding phosphoglycolate phosphatase, translating into MADSSLAGHASAGAAPEAAPIRFATPRIDAALIDLDGTMVDTADDFTAGLNGMLAQLGAPATSRDEVIGYVGKGSEHLIQSVLKPRFAADEAHARFDDALAIYQTEYAKINGRHTRLYPDVAAGLDALRAAGIRLACVTNKPHRFAVELLEQYGLADCFGIVLGGDSVARKKPDPLPMLTACNALGVAPDAAVAIGDSENDALAGRAAGMATLTVPYGYNHGKAIQTINSDGIVDSLLVAARAISAHNAGRPTL
- a CDS encoding aminodeoxychorismate/anthranilate synthase component II, with the protein product MLLMIDNYDSFTYNLVQYFGELGEDVRTYRNDEITLDEIARLNPDAICLSPGPSNPQHAGITLDVLKAFAGKKPILGVCLGHQAIGEAFGGRVVRAKTIMHGKVSKIETDCRGVFADLPKHFDVTRYHSLAIERESLPDCLEVSAWTDDGEIMGVRHKTLPIEGVQFHPESILSEHGHALLENFLKQARAAAAQAA
- a CDS encoding CYTH domain-containing protein, with amino-acid sequence MAIEKEIKLALPAGQADAARRFFETLTGEPGRDITLANVYYDTPDLALARSKSAVRVRRTPQGWLQTFKTVGSAEGGLHRRHEWELPVAGDALEIDALVAACDVPEAAAALNDAAGSLSALFRTDFSRTLWRIAIGGATVEAAVDLGEIVVQAEHETRREPISEIELELIDGPEAALATLAAELQQALPGLVPENISKAQRGYRLRAQ
- the trpE gene encoding anthranilate synthase component I codes for the protein MTELEFQSLANEGYNRIPLIAEALADLETPLSLYLKLAQPERSGANSFLLESVVGGERFGRYSFIGLPARTLVRTRNGVSEVVRDGEVVETHDGDPFQFIESFQARFKVAQRPGLPRFCGGLAGYFGYDAVRYIEKKLANTAPRDDLGLPDIQLLLTEEVAVIDNLAGKLYLIIYADPSQAEAYTKAKQRLRELKQRLRTTVQPPVTSASVRTETFREFKKDDYLAAVRQAKEYIAAGELMQIQVGQRLTKPYRDNPLSLYRALRSLNPSPYMYYYNFGDFHVVGASPEILVRQEKRGEDQIVTIRPLAGTRPRGNTPERDAELATELLNDPKEIAEHVMLIDLARNDVGRIAEIGSVHVTDQMVIEKYSHVQHIVSSVEGKLKPGMTNYDVLRATFPAGTLSGAPKVRAMELIDELEPVKRGLYGGAVGYLSFSGEMDLAIAIRTGLIHNGNLYVQAAAGVVADSVPESEWQETENKARAVLRAAEQVQDGLDSDF
- the mltA gene encoding murein transglycosylase A, yielding MWFGPRVAGWVAAAAAAALLAACGGAPTRTSSLKPPTGAAIVPGQVAAKRLTPVAWQQVPGWQDDSLLGATAALRQNCVRLARQPAWARACAAADRLDELDVSSARTFFETYFTPFQLANTDGTLDGLVTGYYEPLLHGSRVRRGPYQYALYRWPAGYRAGAALPARAQLERAGILNGNELVWVDDPIEAFFLQVQGSGRVLLDDGSVMRVGFGGTNNQPYRSIGKWLLDRGELTPAQATMQGIKAWAKANPTRVDALLDTNPRFVFFRDMPTKEDAPHGGADGPIGALGVPLTPERSIAVDPSSIPLGTPVFLQTTRPLTNTPMNRLVFAQDTGSAIKGGVRADYFWGLGDDAGDQAGRMKQVGRMWLLFPNS
- the rpe gene encoding ribulose-phosphate 3-epimerase, translated to MTQFRIAPSILSADFARLGEEVRNVVAAGADWIHFDVMDNHYVPNLTIGPLVCEAIRPHVQVPIDVHLMVRPVDRIVPDFAKAGANLISFHPEGSDHIDRTLSLIRDHGCKAGLVFNPATPLNYLDHVMDRLDFVLLMSVNPGFGGQSFIPETLNKLREARARIDAYTERTGREILLEVDGGVKTDNIAEIAAAGADTFVAGSAIFGKPDYRKVIDEMRAALATVERS
- the trpD gene encoding anthranilate phosphoribosyltransferase, whose product is MTITPQEALQRTIEHREIFHDEMLHLMRLIMRGDMSPVMAAAIITGLRVKKETIGEIAAAATVMREFANHVEVQDNSNFVDIVGTGGDGSHTFNISTASMFVTAAAGAKVAKHGNRGVSSKSGSADVLEALGVNIDLQSDQVAASIAETGMGFMFAPNHHPAMKNIAAVRRELGVRTIFNILGPLTNPAGAPNQLMGVFHPDLVGIQVRVMQRLGAQHVLVVYGKDGMDEVSLGAATLVGELRDGKVHEYEIHPEDFGLQMVSNRTLKVENADESRTMLLGALDNQPGVAREIVTLNAGTALYAANVAESIADGIQLAREAIASGKARAKVDELVRFTQQFKR
- the paaK gene encoding phenylacetate--CoA ligase PaaK → MTTPLPLEPIETASRDELTALQLERLKWSLRHAYDHSPVYRRKFDDAGVHPDDLKTLADLSRFPFTTKSDLRDSYPFGMFAVPQDQISRIHASSGTTGKPTVVGYTARDIDTWANLVARSIRAAGARRGDKVHVSYGYGLFTGGLGAHYGAERAGLTVIPFGGGQTEKQVQLIQDFRPDIIMVTPSYMLSIADEIERQGLDPVQSSLRIGIFGAEPWTNDMRVAIEQRMGIDAVDIYGLSEVMGPGVASECVETKDGPTIWEDHFYPEIIDPETGEVLPDGELGELVFTSLTKEALPIVRYRTRDLTRLLPGTARTMRRMEKITGRSDDMMIVRGVNVFPTQIEEQLLKQHALAPHYQIVLTKEGPLDVMTLNVEPCPETAPDTAAIHAAKQALAYDIKSLIGVTAVINVLPVNGIERSVGKARRVVDKRRG
- the apaG gene encoding Co2+/Mg2+ efflux protein ApaG is translated as MSQYQFTVSVKTSYLPEQSDPDRRQYAFAYTLTIRNTGQVAAQLIARHWIITDSESHVQEVKGLGVVGHQPLLQPGEHFEYTSWAVIATPVGTMRGAYFCVAEDGERFEAPVDEFALHMPRTLH
- the trpC gene encoding indole-3-glycerol phosphate synthase TrpC; the protein is MSDILDRIIGVKREEVAAAMRSAPLEALKLEASARDLRDFVGALRAKHAAGHAAVISEIKKASPSKGVLREHFVPADIARSYAAHGAACLSVLTDEQFFQGSARYLEQARAACELPVLRKDFIVDAYQIIEARAMGADAILLIAAALDTPLMQDLEAYAHSLGLAVLVEVHDRNEMEQALTLKTPLLGINNRNLRTFETSIQTTLDMLDMIPADRIVVTESGILSRTDVDTMRAANVNTFLVGEAFMRAGQPGEELARMFF